The Streptomyces achromogenes DNA segment CGCATCGGGCAGGGCGGCGGTCTCCAGCTGTTTGGCGTACGGCAGGGGGACCTCGGCGGCGGCAACGCGGCGGACGGGCGCGTCGAGGCGGTCGAAGGCCCCCTCGGCGATGGTCGCGGCGATCTCGGCGCCGATGCCGTAGCTGAGCCAGTCGTCTTCGAGGATGACGGCGCGGGTGGTCTTGCGTACCGAAGTGCACACGGTCTGCCGGTCCAGCGGTCGCAGACTGCGCAGGTCGACGACCTCGACCGAGACGCCCTCCGTCTCGAGGCGGTGGGCGACGTCCAGGGCGATCGCTGCAGCGCGCGAGTAGGCGACGACGGTAAGGTCCCGGCCGGCTTTGGTGATCTGCGCGGTGCCAATAGGTACGGTGTGCTCGCCGTCGGGGACCTCGCCCTTGGTGTTGTACAGCGCGAGGTTCTCCAGCACGAGCACCGGGTCGTCGTCGCGGATGGCGGCCGTCAGCAGCCCTTTGGCGTCCGCCGGGCTGGAGGGGGCGACGACCTTGAGCCCGGGCACGTGGGCATAGAAGACCTCCAGGTTCTGCGAGTGGGTGGCGGCCAGTTGTTGCCCGCCGCCTCCGGGAGTGCGGATCACCATCGGCACCGAGACCTGGCCGCCGAACATGGCATGCATCTTGGCGGCGTGATTCACGATCTGGTCGATGGCCAGCAGGCTGAAGTTGATGGTCATGATCTCGACGACCGGCCGCAGGCCCAGCATGGCCGCTCCGACCGCTGCGCCGACGAAGCCCTCCTCGCAGATCGGCGTGTCCCGCACCCGACGGGGGCCGAACTCGTCCAGCAGCCCGGCGGTGATCTTGTAGGAGCCTTCGAAGACGCCGATCTCCTCACCGATCAGCAGGATGTTCTCGTCCCGCAGCATCTCCGCCCGGAGCGTGTCGTGCAGCGCCTGGCGGTAGGTAACAGCGGCCACGGCTACTCCTTCCCGGGGCGGTCGACGAAGAGCCCGGGACCGGTCGGGCTGTCTCCGGGCAGGCCGAAGTGGGTGTTGGCGACCTCGGTGGCGTACACGTGGTCGAACAGGGTCGCGACGTCCGGGGGCGGGCTGGCGTCGGCAAAGTCGACGGCGGCGGTGACCGCCTGCTCGCATTCCTCGTCGATGCGGTCCGCCGCCTCTTGATTGAAGATGCGGTCCTCGATCAGGCGGGCCCGGAAGGCGGGCAGCGGGTCCTGCTCACGCAGCCGCTCGGTCTCCTGCGCCGAGCGGTAGCGGGCCGGGTCGACCACGGAGTGGCCGCGAAGCCGGTGACTGACGGCCTCCAGAAGCCGGGGCCGGTGCTCGGTGCGCGCCTGCTCCAGAGCGGTCTGCGCTGCGTCGCGGACGGCGATCACGTCGTTGCCGTCCACCCGAGCGCCGGGGATCCGGTAGGCGCAGCCGCGCCGGTACAGCGCTGGTTCTCCTGAGGCGGCCTCGACCGGGGTGCCCATGCCGAGGTGGTTGTTGACGATGACGTAGACGATGGGCAGGTGCCATACGGCGGCGAGGTTGAGAGATTCGTGGAAGGCGCCGATGTTGGTGGTGCCGTCGCCCAGCAGGCACATCACGGCCTCGCTGTCCGGTCCGGGCTCGCCGCGGTGGGCGATCGCGAGGGCCGCCCCGGTCGCCGGGGGCATCTGGCCGCCGACGATCCCGTAGCCGCCGAGCATCCGCAGCCCGGCGTCGAACAGGTGCATGGAGCCGCCTCGCCCGCCGGACAGGCCCGTGGCGCGGCCGAACAGTTCGGCCATCACCTTGCCGGGGTCGGCACCGCGGGCAAGCGCATAGCCGTGGTCGCGGTAGGTGGTGAACAGGTAGTCGGTCGGCCGCAGTGCGGCCATCAGGCCGACGACGGTGGCCTCCTCGCCCAGGTTGAGGTGGCAGTAGCCGCCGATCTTCGCCCGGGTGTACATCTCCGCGGCCCGCAGTTCGAAGTGCCGGATCAGGGCCATCTGCCGGTAGCAGCCGCGCAGCGCCGCCGGGTCCTCACTCGCCGGGGGTGCCTGTGGGTGGGGCTCGGTACGGTCCTGCGTCGGGTCCATGGCCGGTGTCTCCTGCTGTCTGGGCCTGCTGTCTGCCGTGGTTGCGTCAGCTGCCGGGGGGCGGTGCCTGCTGAGTGAACCGGTTCTTGCCGGCGTCGCAGGTGGGACAGCGCGGTGGCGGGTGCGGGCCGCGCTCGGTCTGTCCGCAGACCTGGCAGGCCCATTCGGTGGTGAGCAGCGCGATCACGTCGGACCGGCTGACGATGCCGGCCAGGCGCTGTCCGGCCAGGACCGGGACGCGTCGGATACGGCGTTCGACCAGCAGGTGGCGTACCTGCTCGACGTCGGTGTCCTCGGTGGCGGTGATGACCTCGCGGGTCATCACCTCGCGGGCGGTAGCTCCCTCGCGGGCGAGCAGGTCGTACTCGCTGACCAGGCCGACCACCGCGCCGGCGGTGTCCAGGACCGGCACGGCGCTGATCCGGTGCCCGCGTAGCGCCGCGGCGATGTCGGCCACCAGGGTGTCCTCGGCCACGGTGACCACCCGGGTGGTCATGATCTCTTTGACCTTCACCGTGTTCCTTCCCGGTGGGTGCAACGGCCGGTCCGCGCGACTGCGGTGGGGCGCTTCTCACCGCGGTTGAGTGACGCCGAGCACGGAGAGCGCCTCGCGGACCATCTGGTGCGTGAAGCCCCACTCGTTGTCGTACCAGCTCATGATTTTGACCAGGGTGCCGTCCACGACCCGGGTCATCGCCGCGTCGACGATCGAGGCGCGGGAGTCGCCGATGATGTCGCTGGAGACGATCGGCTCGTCCGAGACGCCGAGGATGCCGCTGTAGCGGTCGGTGGTGGCCTCCGCACGGAAGTGGTCGTTCACTTCCTCGGGCGACGTCGGGCGGGAGGTGACGAGCACGATGTCGGCGATCGATCCGACCGGGATCGGGATCCGGACGGCCACGCCGTCGAAGCGGCCGGCCAGCTCCGGGAGTGCCTTGGTGGTCGCGAGCGCGGCGCCGGTGGAGGCGGGAAGCATGTTGGCCGCTCCGGCCCGGCCGCGCCGGAAGTCCTTGCTGGGCCCGTCGATGAGCTGCTGGGTGGAGGTGTAGGCATGGATGGTGGTCATCACGGCCCGCTCCACGCCGATTCTGCGGTTCATCACTTCCACCACGGGGGTGATGCAGTTGGTCGTGCAGCTTGCGCAGGAGATGACCTGCTGCCCGGCTGGGGCGATATTCGCGCCGTGGACGACGGTGGCCATCGTCTCGGTGCGGGCGGGCGCCGAGAGGATCACGAATCGTGCGCCCGCGGACAGGTGCCGGGTCAGTTCCTCCTCGCGCCGGAAGGCACCGGTGCACTCCAGGACGAGGTCGATGCCCAGTTCGTGCCACGGCAGCTCGGCCGGGTCGCGGCGGCTGTACAGCGGGACGGTGTGTCCGTCGACGACCAGCGCGTCACCGGCAGCGGTGACGGACTTCCCATAGCGTCCGTAGACAGTGTCGTGGGTGAGCAAATAAGCCAGATTCTCGGCGGGGACCAGGTCGTTGACCGCAGCCACCTCAACCCCGTCGAGGTCGTGGAGAATCTTGAACGCGGCCCGCCCGATGCGTCCGAGACCGTTGATCGCGATCTTCGCCATCCGGAGTTCCCTTCCCATCGATTCCGGGCAATGCGGACGAGACCCTCGATCCGTCCTATCACCCCTCCGCTCGGTACGCAGGCTGGATGCGCCAAGGCCGGAGCCCCGCGTCCCCTCCCCCGTGGCTCCCGGATTCGCCCCATTTGCGGGCCGGATATGCGTGGTCGAGACTGACCCTGGTTGGTTCCGCCCGCCTGGGCAGTGCTGCCCTGCAAGGCTGCGCCGGCCTGTCGACACGGCGGACGGGCGCCCGGGCGCAGGGTGG contains these protein-coding regions:
- a CDS encoding alpha-ketoacid dehydrogenase subunit beta is translated as MAAVTYRQALHDTLRAEMLRDENILLIGEEIGVFEGSYKITAGLLDEFGPRRVRDTPICEEGFVGAAVGAAMLGLRPVVEIMTINFSLLAIDQIVNHAAKMHAMFGGQVSVPMVIRTPGGGGQQLAATHSQNLEVFYAHVPGLKVVAPSSPADAKGLLTAAIRDDDPVLVLENLALYNTKGEVPDGEHTVPIGTAQITKAGRDLTVVAYSRAAAIALDVAHRLETEGVSVEVVDLRSLRPLDRQTVCTSVRKTTRAVILEDDWLSYGIGAEIAATIAEGAFDRLDAPVRRVAAAEVPLPYAKQLETAALPDAAALTRVIHETLDATGFTAHPTTPAGG
- the pdhA gene encoding pyruvate dehydrogenase (acetyl-transferring) E1 component subunit alpha → MDPTQDRTEPHPQAPPASEDPAALRGCYRQMALIRHFELRAAEMYTRAKIGGYCHLNLGEEATVVGLMAALRPTDYLFTTYRDHGYALARGADPGKVMAELFGRATGLSGGRGGSMHLFDAGLRMLGGYGIVGGQMPPATGAALAIAHRGEPGPDSEAVMCLLGDGTTNIGAFHESLNLAAVWHLPIVYVIVNNHLGMGTPVEAASGEPALYRRGCAYRIPGARVDGNDVIAVRDAAQTALEQARTEHRPRLLEAVSHRLRGHSVVDPARYRSAQETERLREQDPLPAFRARLIEDRIFNQEAADRIDEECEQAVTAAVDFADASPPPDVATLFDHVYATEVANTHFGLPGDSPTGPGLFVDRPGKE
- a CDS encoding CBS domain-containing protein, whose product is MKVKEIMTTRVVTVAEDTLVADIAAALRGHRISAVPVLDTAGAVVGLVSEYDLLAREGATAREVMTREVITATEDTDVEQVRHLLVERRIRRVPVLAGQRLAGIVSRSDVIALLTTEWACQVCGQTERGPHPPPRCPTCDAGKNRFTQQAPPPGS
- the gap gene encoding type I glyceraldehyde-3-phosphate dehydrogenase, translated to MAKIAINGLGRIGRAAFKILHDLDGVEVAAVNDLVPAENLAYLLTHDTVYGRYGKSVTAAGDALVVDGHTVPLYSRRDPAELPWHELGIDLVLECTGAFRREEELTRHLSAGARFVILSAPARTETMATVVHGANIAPAGQQVISCASCTTNCITPVVEVMNRRIGVERAVMTTIHAYTSTQQLIDGPSKDFRRGRAGAANMLPASTGAALATTKALPELAGRFDGVAVRIPIPVGSIADIVLVTSRPTSPEEVNDHFRAEATTDRYSGILGVSDEPIVSSDIIGDSRASIVDAAMTRVVDGTLVKIMSWYDNEWGFTHQMVREALSVLGVTQPR